The genome window gccacagctcaatttctctaacacgtggaggatacgcggataataacatgactcattaatttttacaactccacacaatttatttaagtcacaatttctatggtgcacacccacacgctcgtcacctagcatgtgtgtcacctctaacaattgatataacacaaaattcggggattcataccctcagaaccaagtttaaaaatgttacttacctcaaaccgtgtaactCTTTATTCtcctatgcctttgcctcgcgaatcgatctccaaacacctcgaatctagccataaataattcgattcagtcaatactagttataagaattaattctatatgaaaataataactttccaacaaaatccgaaattgcacccaaaaatcgtccgtgagtcccacatctcggaaccgaaaaaaagttacaaaatatgaatgcacattcaaccacgagtccaaccatataaattttaccaaattctgacatcaactcgaccctcaaatctttaaattaaaccaagagggttttctaaattttccaacttaattcaccaatcaaatgttaaaaacaaccatggattcgggtaatttgaccaatattgagttaagaacacttaccccgttatttttcttaaaaatctccTGAAAAACGCCTTTTTCCGagttccaatttgtcaaaaatagaacatgggacgaagtcccattttcagaacttaaactttctctCCAGacctttcttcttcgcaaacgcgacaggtccctcgcgttcgcgaagcacaaaattgtgttGTCCAAAAAttgcctttcgcgaacgcgatgctttaccaagcaaaccttcgcgaacgcggcctacaCTTCGTAAACACGAAGGCAAAAATCCTCACCAGCtagttccccttcgcgaacgcgatgcacaatcgcgaacgcgtagcctcACCTCCTTGCCTTACACGAACGCAAGACCCAAGTCGCGAATGCAATGAACAACctcgcctgcctccagttcctcttcgcgagcTCGAGACCcccctcgcgaacgcaaagaaggaaacaaGGTGCAaacatcagaaaaattccagcagcattccaagtccaaaactttatccgttaaccatccgaaactcatccgaggccctcgagacctcaaccaaatacacccacaagtcctaaaatatcatacgaacttagtcgaaacctcaaatcacatcaaacaacgctaaaatcacgaatcataccccaattcaagcctaatgaaaaaaaattcaacttctacattcaacgccggaacctatcaaatcaagtccaattgacctcaaattttgcacacaagtcataaatgacataatggaactattccaattttcataattagattccaaccccgatatcaaaaagtcaactccccggtcaaacttctaaagttaaatttctattttagtcatttcaagcctaatgtaactacggactttcaactaatttttcggacacactcctaagtccaaaatcaccatatggagctattggaatcatcaaaactctattctggggttgtTTACATATAAATCAACAGCCGGTCAACCTTTAAACCTAaactttaaactttggaactaagtgttccaattcattccaaaatgtCACCTGACCCGAATCAATCACctcggaaagtcacataacaactgtaaagcaaaaattgagcagtaaatggggaaatgggattgtaatactcaaaatgaccggccgggtcgttacagcaagattatgtaccacactttcatgggagcgggtcgttcgcctcggcggtataatagatgcatctatggttaaTGTCGcttgaccctcggtagtgtacatgtTATGATAGGATCGGGTCGATCGCCTCGTCAGtatcatattctttctgagacctggtcgtacgacctcggcataatcgtacgTTATATtgctagcagtccgaatattcgcGAGATTTTCCTTTCACTcatgccttgcattttatatgggaattcttatccgtttgttattggcacttgatatttccGAGTTGtcgagatagaatacgagattgagaaattgatatcgttaaaagaaattttggaagattgtggTAGTTACAGATTTACCTCACACTACTATTGTTGTACTCTTATATGTTTATGATTtaccatattgatttattggaccaatagtaagtgtcgatgtcgacccttcgtcactacttctccggggttaggctagatacttactgggtactcgttgatttacgtactcatgttgtatttctgcactaaatgtgcaggatctgacaggttcattgatgatcatcttggcgcgtaggcgcaactgttgaggagacttcatgtgagctgTATTCCAGGCTACGCACCGCAGTCcatagagtctccatcgtactatttattttatcctgtcttatttacattctagacagatattgtattattattgtactccttagtaaatgctcatgcacttgtgacaccgggttttggggtacCTACTgggtgttcattattgtagttcgcgtaattattatcatttcaccttgtaatttataccttatacgaaaattgaaaaataaaatcacGGATTTTCTACGAGTACTAGATTTTACACTACTTATTCAatgggattcatgatttcgaaaataataaaatgagtaattaagttagattaatcaccgttggcttgtctgacggcggcgttaggcgccatcacgacatatagtggattttgggtcgtacaATTTTGTATCAGTTCGAACTTTGAATTTCTTGAGAAAAATCTTCAAAAATTATTATGCAATAATTTTGTTGTTAGAGCTCATATGTTTAAATATTCGGTAAATTAAtcaacaaaagaaaatatttagtaCTGGTGACGAAATTAAGTATACAACTTTTATACTTTTACACTTCAAAAAAATATCCGAAAGttcaaattgaaaattttatcgTATATTATAGGGAATCTTACATAAATATTCCAAATAAGTCCCAACTTACAAACCTTTAGTCATTAATCATAGACTTATCAAAATCAGCCAAGGATATATAAAAATTGAaacccaaataaataaggttccttctctccaagaatcacacgcaAAGATCTCCTTCAATATTTTTAAGCATGATTAGCAatattagatgcaagacggaaagaaaatttcatggatgaggtaacAAATAAGATGATGAaatacacaaaatatatatacaagattcaaaaatctaagcaaaaaaatGACCTTTTTTCAATTGATATGGTTGAAATTCAATGAAACCATATAgataagtcaatatacaaaatttgaagaagattggaggtgatttggactgatttggtatcaaaatttgtAGTTAAAATTTCTGCGATCCAtatatcaaacatgtatcacgcatgtatctcacacatatgtatacatggatatatatttgatacaaatatgatacatatgtgatacacatatcattttttttcatgttcatcttctattttgaattttcaattcaaaccgcctcaaaactccaccaaatcatcTCAAAACTGACATTCAAGCTTGTAACGTCTGAGTCCTCTCTATTTTATGAAAATAGTGCTAAGCAAAACTTGCGTAGATAATCAATAGCCTAAGACTAGCCATGAGTGTAGGAAAGGAGAGAAGGATTTGACCTTgagtttttatatttttttcttttgagtTTGATTCTTCAAACCACATGAGCATGCGTACTTCTATTAATTTCACAGCGTACCTCTATTAATTTCAGAGTGCCTTCTACCATTAGTCAGGTGTTAGCAGCATTAATTATCAACATAAGGAGGTGTTGAGATTGTTAAAGGGTGTAGTGCTCAACGCAATAGCCTCATCACCTTTGGAGATGAGCCTCTGACTCATCATCGTAAAATCTGAACATATTATACACTCGCTCAAAGTTTCAAATTGGCACTACCTCTTTACCTAAGTGGTACGTTGTTCTCTTTGAATATTTGGTACAAAATATTTTCGGACCCATTCTTCAATACTTGCTTTTTTGCGATTCGTCTACCTGCTTGCTCATGAAAGCATCACATTCCTCCTTTGAAATCTGTATAAGCTCACCATATTCTATATGAAATAAAACAGAGGTCACGTGCCACAATTCGTGGCAAATACTTTCACATGGACTGAATTTTTGGTAGCACTCGTCATTTATAGCGTGCAAGTCGAATACCCAAAAAGTTGAACTCCTTAATTATGAACCTCAAAAAGGTGATTCTATTGAAGAAAAGCTCTGCAACTTTTTGTTTTTTTCCTCGTCCgacattatatatttttttaagacATATGAAGATGGTACAAACTTAATTGTTGTTCTAATGGCTACTTTCCTTGTTCTTCAAGCTGGTTGCTAAGACTTGGTAAGAAGGGAAAGAATCATTGGAATGCCAGCAGTAATTTGAGAATAAGAGTGGAGACATGATATAATATAGAACTATTGTTCTTCCATAGATTTATTGGAATATATAGCCATAGAATTTGGTGATCACCCAAGAATGTAATTAAAGGTTGTGGCAATTAGCCGAGATGGTCCTCTGGTCTCCGTTTCTTTCCTTCGGGGCAGTCATAAAATTTTATCCACCACTAAAGTACTGAAAGAACACAAAGATTATGTCATGATTTCAAAGTTCCGCTCATAATTAAGAACCGTATTCTTGACTTAAACGAGATTACAGTTGAATTGGGGAGGGGAAGGGGTGGACGCAATAAAAACAGCAACTCCTGTAACAGCCTAAATCCTTTCCATTTTAACCCCAGCATACCTCGTTTACACACTTTAAGTTTTACCTGCAAAATGTATTGTTTATGAGAAACACcccaaagaaaaaaataaataaaacaaaacaagGGAAAGAAAATCAGTTTAACAACGTATAGTTGTATATACATTGACAATGCAAATACTTTTTTATGGAAGATCAACTGCAGTATCTTTTAGGCTTACTGAAGTATGTAAATTCTTAAGAACAAATATGCAATAAATATAGGATTTGTGCCGACAAACCTGGTTTTTGAGCTGCCAAGAGTAAGCTCAAGATCATCCGGACCACAATCCTCATGGATCCTCTCCCCTTCCCATGGCTTCACCATCCCTCCTGCATTGCTTCCGAATGCAAACTCATCCGAAATCACTTCAGCCATGGGAATATCAGCCGTATTATCCAAGCCAGCAGCAATTGCAGGTGAACATGTACCACTCTGCCCAGGAGTGCACATACGAGATCCACCGTGAGATAAAACAAGACCATCCATTTTGAAGCCAAACGGGTTCGACGAGACAAGACTGTATGTTGGAGAAGGTGGTCCACTGATTCCAGCAAGCCATTCTGAACCAGTAAATGTCTGACGAACAGGGCTTGCTGGTGTAGATGAGGGAAGGAAAGGGTAGCGAAATCCAGCCCAGCCAGCATCAGTTTTTAATCGAGGAGTTCTGGCAGTTGGTGAGCTAAAAGGAGGGGTCACTGGAGCACTAATAGAGCCAGTATGAATATGAAAATGAGGGAGCTTGGAGGAGGAAGCTGATGAGGATCCAGAAGAGAGGTTTTTAAGCCACGGGATGAGGGATTTTCCGTCCATGTTCAGGTTTGTGGCATAAGAGGAAGAAGCTGGACTATGCAGGGAAGATGAAGCAGGGCTTGGGTTGTTGGAAGTGAAAGGGCTTGGCTGATATGAAGAACATGGACTTATTGATGTGGAACCACCTTTAAAATCCAATCTCTCCATTGGTTTGCAGCCCTGCAAAAGTTGAAAGATATCAAGAAAACTCATGAGGTGGTGTTGCATTAGCCATTTTGATTACCATATCTAGCAAGCCAGGTATAGCCACACATTAGAATCACTAATTCTACCTGTTACAGAATTACATTGTTCGTGAGAAGTAAGCTCTATATAAGTTGAAGTGTGCGGAAAGTGGCCTGAACATCTACTGTcttgaaaaattcaaaaaataaaagtcTAACATTTTCCAGAGCTCTGCTGCTTTTAAGTTCCTCATATTAAAGAAGGTACCTTTTGTTCTAAAATAATAACAGTACAACTTATATGACCAAGACAACACTATGCTATTCAGAGTCTTTTTAACATAAAAGGGCCTCCAATATTATTCTACTTGATCAGTTCAACTAAAAGGTACAACAAGGAAGAGAAGATAACATCTCACATTGTGCATTGAGACATGAGAATAGATAATTAGATACATAATACTGGGTCCTCTGGTTGCTAGTTAGCAGGCTTTAGATTATCTCAAAAACATATGCATAATCAATTCTATCACGCAATGACATTGTCTAAAGTTCCACTTGGATCACACCACTATGTTTTTGGGTTGCATCCTTCAAACCTTACTCACACATTAAACTGTTATGAATAAGTATCAGAAAGATGCAAAAGAAAGTGTAATAGCATTTTCTTCAAGGGACTGTCAAAAGTGTATTATTACATGCAGGTACGAGCATGCATAGAGAATCACTTAATCTGAACTCCAAATAATTGAGTTCACTCAAATTAGTCTCCTACTTCCGTCCCATTTTAGTTGATGCACTTCACTATATCTTTTCACTTATTACAAGGAAAGACGAGTGAAATAGGACAGATACCTAAGCAAGTAAAAGAATTATTATAGGCAGGGCCCCTGAAGGCAATGCTGAACACCTCTTTTATATCACTCCCTACTAATGTAGCTGTCTAATAAAGTATCTTTCACAAGAACGGCAAGAGAGAGGGAAATACCCATTTCTAAAGCTGAAAAACTGCTGAAAAAAGACATTTTCAACATTTAAGCAAGGTGATGACCTCAACTCCCCACCTTCTCCCTCAAAAGAAAAGAATGTTTGGCACGACACAAAAAGCAGAAAAAAGAAACATAGGTCAGTACAATTCTCCGATATTGTTAAAGACCCACCCCTAAATCGAGGCAGACATGTGAACACCAAGGAGTTAGAGTGAAATTATTGCAGGGGTATTATTGTCTTCTCGATCCCAAAGCACTTTTTCAGGTGTGAACTGACTAAACTGCGGAATCTTTGCAAATTTGCAACTCAGGCGTCAATAAAGCAAAAAACAGAAAAGAAAGGGTGTCGTGTGTTCAATGTCTAAATAGAAACTTGAAAAAATGGGCTTTGGAAGATGAGATTTGAAAAATAATGTTTGAAAGTTAGAAAATGTGTTTGGAGATacattttacttgaaaagaatTTGAATGCACGTGAgtaaaaaacttcaaaaactacGGTAAAATTGCTATTGGAATTTGACTATTTGTTTTCAAAATCtgccaaaaaaaataattaaagtgtTGAACAACCTCTGTGTATCTAAAGTAAGCCGATGATTAAAGCAAGCCCAAAGAAGAATCTAATCTAATACTACGACGCAAGTATTAACAGCAATCTCAACAAACGCCTGCCCAGTGCAGATAACTTTTGCAGTACGTAGTACAGCCTGCAACCTGCGCACTTTAATTAGCATAAATTGATCCGATATTAGCCAAAGCTACTAGTTGTACTACTGCTACACAAAACCGCAACCATCTAACGTGCGACACGGTACTAGCTCAGTAGTTCTAAATATCTAATGAAAATTTTTTGAACATGTAGGAATTAATAATTGCACCTAAAAAATAATTACAAATTGCGAAATTTAAGACTTGAAAAGTAAATAACCTGCTACATAAATTAAATGCACAATGAAATACCTTGCGGTAGGTTGTACCGTCGGGCTCGACAGTCCATCCGGCTTCGTTGCAGAGGGCTTTGAGAACTTCATTGTTATCGCAATGTTTAGGGAGTTGGTAGTTACCGTACATTCTTAATCCGGCGAATATTTTAGCAGCAATGGCCCTTCTCCTACGCTCTCTCCTCTTGTTGTTCTCCCTCTCCTTCCACGTCGGCATCCTTGTCCCCGACGTCATGATCGAAAACCAAAACGACGCCGTCAAAAGATCAGCACTGAGCAAAACTGAACCAATTTGAAACCCAGAAGCAGGACAAACTTCAAG of Nicotiana tomentosiformis chromosome 7, ASM39032v3, whole genome shotgun sequence contains these proteins:
- the LOC104114105 gene encoding BES1/BZR1 homolog protein 4-like isoform X2, coding for MERLDFKGGSTSISPCSSYQPSPFTSNNPSPASSSLHSPASSSYATNLNMDGKSLIPWLKNLSSGSSSASSSKLPHFHIHTGSISAPVTPPFSSPTARTPRLKTDAGWAGFRYPFLPSSTPASPVRQTFTGSEWLAGISGPPSPTYSLVSSNPFGFKMDGLVLSHGGSRMCTPGQSGTCSPAIAAGLDNTADIPMAEVISDEFAFGSNAGGMVKPWEGERIHEDCGPDDLELTLGSSKTR
- the LOC104114105 gene encoding BES1/BZR1 homolog protein 4-like isoform X1, which produces MTSGTRMPTWKERENNKRRERRRRAIAAKIFAGLRMYGNYQLPKHCDNNEVLKALCNEAGWTVEPDGTTYRKGCKPMERLDFKGGSTSISPCSSYQPSPFTSNNPSPASSSLHSPASSSYATNLNMDGKSLIPWLKNLSSGSSSASSSKLPHFHIHTGSISAPVTPPFSSPTARTPRLKTDAGWAGFRYPFLPSSTPASPVRQTFTGSEWLAGISGPPSPTYSLVSSNPFGFKMDGLVLSHGGSRMCTPGQSGTCSPAIAAGLDNTADIPMAEVISDEFAFGSNAGGMVKPWEGERIHEDCGPDDLELTLGSSKTR